One part of the Pannonibacter sp. XCT-53 genome encodes these proteins:
- a CDS encoding EAL domain-containing protein, which produces MPQLTFPKAKRLRVVMTGIGGFLVLLIGIVGFVSTQQIFSVAAGIRLINERTGPLYTDALRASAAMQQINSIARNLIDECFHRTGSEVERAAFALRNADFSDIEAFRRHAQRVQLEELGRSLQMAKAELQGVHREILAVCEDYQVNREARVGIEQRIEFSLTRFEVSINALMEQSSHTIAGELDTAERAFRSVTGMENELARLGTILVGDWPLLRGAYDLRLQARKLRDSLLGDSYPQSTAGVTPVVEEQLEALTALRRELRNVSPWLESRGMGARVRHIQSILGAISTDLTDVHGLRENLLQGAQIDTRMQSTARQLRLSEYRLTKILQKLAIWAKLQNQASTEEITRKIDHSVPAILGAVSFAALACIGAVLAFSLLVTRPIEHLTAHVRRLRAEGRSESELPQSLLTRPDEIGSLATSFDGLMRTLDQARLDLLAASRVEVQQQFDRLTSAVESIPQGVLLTGPDERIILANDNFRELFGLSVADVRPGTSLQQVIDRCRENGAVVLADDTERGAGVTPHFFLSSQRIVSMKGERTIVVTTALTPEGGTVAVHEDVTERKRQEERIAYLAHHDALTGLPNRVLFRDQIGEALAHCLASGDPSALLYLDLDQFKTVNDTLGHPIGDRLLVAVAERLRQALGERDHVARLGGDEFAILLAGRTDGHRAAEIADQIIAAIGQPFDIGGQFIFIGVSIGIAIAPADGEDADLLMKHADMALYRAKQDGRNIHRFFEPSMDSAIKARRELEIDLRQALANDEFRLHFQPLFNLQDGQIEGFEALLRWPHPRHGNVSPAEFIPVAEETGLISAIGTWVLRHACQEAARWPKDTRVAVNVSPVQFRTRTLVLDVIAALGASGLSPNRLEIEITEGVLLHDTDATLSILADLQRLGVRIAMDDFGTGYSSLSYLRKFRFDKVKIDRAFIQDIHKGQDKLAVVRAVTGLCTSLGIATTAEGVESEEQLLALKAEGCTQAQGFYTGRPMPAEQALALLHQQEVMGMSVQSFGAPSAVSA; this is translated from the coding sequence ATGCCACAGCTGACCTTTCCGAAGGCCAAGCGCCTTCGGGTGGTAATGACCGGCATCGGCGGCTTTCTTGTGCTGCTGATCGGCATCGTCGGCTTTGTCAGCACCCAGCAGATCTTTTCCGTTGCGGCAGGCATCCGCCTCATCAACGAACGCACCGGTCCGCTTTACACGGATGCGCTCCGGGCGTCGGCGGCCATGCAGCAGATCAACTCGATTGCCCGCAACCTGATCGACGAGTGTTTCCATCGCACCGGCAGCGAGGTGGAGCGGGCGGCCTTTGCGTTGCGCAATGCCGACTTTTCCGACATCGAGGCCTTCCGCAGGCACGCACAGCGGGTGCAGCTCGAAGAGCTGGGCCGCAGCCTGCAGATGGCCAAGGCAGAGCTGCAGGGCGTGCACCGCGAAATCCTCGCCGTTTGCGAGGACTATCAGGTGAACCGCGAGGCGCGCGTGGGCATCGAGCAGCGCATCGAGTTCAGCCTGACGCGGTTCGAGGTGTCGATCAACGCCCTGATGGAACAGAGCAGCCACACCATTGCCGGCGAGCTGGACACGGCCGAGCGCGCGTTTCGCAGCGTGACCGGCATGGAAAACGAGCTGGCGCGGCTGGGCACCATCCTGGTGGGCGACTGGCCGCTGCTGCGCGGAGCCTATGACCTCCGCCTGCAGGCCCGCAAGCTCCGCGACAGCCTCCTCGGTGATTCCTATCCCCAGAGCACTGCCGGCGTGACCCCGGTCGTGGAGGAGCAACTCGAGGCCCTGACCGCCCTGCGCCGCGAGCTGCGCAACGTGTCACCCTGGCTGGAAAGCCGGGGCATGGGGGCCCGGGTGCGCCACATCCAGAGCATTCTTGGCGCCATTTCCACCGATCTGACCGATGTGCATGGCCTGCGGGAAAACCTGCTGCAGGGGGCGCAGATCGACACGCGCATGCAGTCGACGGCGCGTCAGCTGCGCCTCAGCGAGTATCGTCTGACCAAGATCCTGCAGAAGCTTGCGATCTGGGCCAAGCTCCAGAACCAGGCCTCGACGGAAGAGATCACCCGCAAGATCGACCACAGCGTTCCGGCCATTCTTGGCGCTGTCAGCTTCGCCGCGCTGGCCTGCATCGGGGCGGTGCTGGCCTTCAGCCTGCTGGTCACCCGGCCGATCGAGCACCTGACGGCGCATGTGCGCCGGCTCCGGGCGGAAGGGCGCTCCGAGAGCGAGCTGCCCCAGTCGCTGCTGACCCGGCCGGACGAGATCGGATCGCTGGCCACATCCTTCGACGGGTTGATGCGGACCCTCGACCAGGCGCGTCTCGACCTGCTGGCGGCCTCACGCGTCGAGGTGCAGCAGCAGTTCGACCGCCTGACATCGGCTGTCGAGAGCATTCCGCAGGGCGTCCTGCTGACGGGGCCGGACGAGCGCATCATTCTGGCGAACGACAATTTCCGCGAGCTGTTTGGCCTCTCGGTCGCCGATGTCCGGCCGGGCACGTCGCTGCAGCAGGTCATCGACCGCTGCCGCGAGAACGGCGCCGTCGTGCTGGCCGATGACACCGAGCGTGGCGCAGGCGTGACGCCGCATTTCTTCCTCAGCAGCCAGCGCATCGTCAGCATGAAGGGCGAGCGCACGATCGTCGTCACCACCGCGCTGACCCCCGAGGGCGGCACGGTGGCCGTGCATGAGGATGTGACCGAGCGCAAGCGGCAGGAAGAACGCATTGCCTATCTTGCCCATCACGACGCCTTGACCGGTCTGCCGAACCGGGTGCTGTTCCGCGACCAGATCGGCGAGGCGCTGGCCCACTGCCTTGCATCGGGCGACCCGTCGGCGCTGCTCTATCTCGACCTCGACCAGTTCAAGACGGTCAACGACACGCTCGGGCATCCGATCGGGGACCGCCTGCTCGTGGCCGTCGCCGAGCGGCTGCGTCAGGCCCTGGGCGAGCGCGACCATGTGGCCCGGCTGGGCGGAGACGAATTCGCCATCCTGCTGGCCGGCCGCACGGACGGGCACCGGGCAGCCGAGATCGCCGACCAGATCATCGCCGCCATCGGCCAGCCGTTCGACATTGGCGGCCAGTTCATCTTCATCGGCGTGTCGATCGGCATCGCGATCGCCCCTGCGGACGGCGAGGATGCGGACCTGCTGATGAAGCACGCCGACATGGCGCTCTACCGGGCCAAGCAGGACGGGCGCAACATCCACCGCTTCTTCGAGCCGTCGATGGATTCGGCGATCAAGGCGCGGCGCGAGCTGGAAATCGACCTGCGCCAGGCGCTGGCCAACGACGAGTTCCGCCTGCATTTCCAGCCTCTGTTCAATCTGCAGGACGGCCAGATCGAAGGTTTCGAGGCGCTGCTGCGCTGGCCGCACCCCCGCCACGGCAACGTGTCGCCGGCCGAGTTCATCCCGGTGGCCGAGGAGACCGGTCTCATCAGTGCCATCGGCACCTGGGTGCTGCGCCATGCCTGCCAGGAGGCGGCCCGGTGGCCGAAGGACACGCGCGTAGCGGTCAACGTCTCGCCCGTGCAGTTCCGCACCCGCACGCTGGTGCTGGATGTGATTGCCGCGCTGGGCGCATCGGGGCTCAGCCCGAACCGCCTGGAGATCGAGATCACGGAGGGCGTGCTCCTGCACGACACCGACGCGACCCTGTCGATCCTCGCGGATCTGCAGCGGCTCGGCGTGCGCATCGCCATGGATGACTTCGGCACGGGCTATTCGTCGCTGAGCTACCTGCGCAAGTTCCGCTTCGACAAGGTGAAGATCGACCGGGCCTTCATCCAGGACATCCACAAGGGTCAGGACAAGCTGGCCGTGGTGCGGGCAGTGACCGGCCTGTGCACCAGCCTCGGCATTGCCACCACGGCGGAGGGGGTCGAGAGCGAGGAACAGCTCCTTGCGCTCAAGGCCGAGGGCTGCACCCAGGCGCAAGGCTTCTACACCGGCCGACCGATGCCGGCCGAACAGGCGCTGGCGCTCCTGCATCAGCAGGAGGTCATGGGCATGAGCGTGCAGTCCTTTGGCGCACCGTCGGCGGTTTCGGCCTGA
- the serB gene encoding phosphoserine phosphatase SerB encodes MSLVATLVSNPADPALDADLATRAAGLVRSAAPVETLATGIAVDIALGDGLAAAEADSLLRSLVADRPVDVYVQPRAGRRKRLLIADMDSTMIGQECIDELAAEVGLKEHVAEITERAMRGELEFEPALRERVALLKDLPLDAVARVLDTRITLTPGARELVGTMRANGAYCALVSGGFTLFTGPVAERIGFDENRANILEVSGDRLAGLVREPILGREAKRERLEQLVADRGLSFDDTLAVGDGANDLAMIARAGLGVAYRAKPKVAAEADARVDHGDLTALLYFQGYRQADIRS; translated from the coding sequence ATGTCCCTGGTTGCCACGCTCGTTTCCAATCCGGCCGATCCTGCCCTGGATGCCGATCTGGCCACCCGGGCCGCCGGGCTGGTCCGCAGCGCCGCACCGGTCGAGACCCTGGCCACCGGAATTGCCGTCGACATCGCCCTCGGCGACGGGCTGGCAGCTGCCGAGGCCGACAGCCTGCTGCGCAGCCTTGTCGCCGATCGCCCGGTGGATGTCTATGTGCAGCCGCGCGCCGGTCGGCGCAAGCGCCTGCTCATCGCCGACATGGATTCGACCATGATCGGTCAGGAGTGCATCGACGAGCTGGCGGCGGAAGTCGGGCTGAAGGAGCATGTGGCCGAGATCACCGAGCGCGCCATGCGCGGCGAACTGGAGTTCGAGCCGGCCCTGCGCGAACGGGTGGCGCTCCTGAAGGATCTGCCGCTTGACGCCGTGGCCCGCGTCCTCGACACCCGCATCACCCTGACGCCGGGTGCGCGCGAACTGGTCGGGACGATGCGTGCCAACGGCGCCTACTGCGCCCTCGTGTCGGGCGGGTTCACCCTCTTCACCGGCCCCGTGGCGGAGCGCATCGGCTTCGACGAGAACCGGGCGAACATCCTGGAAGTTTCAGGCGACCGCCTTGCCGGTCTGGTGCGCGAGCCGATCCTGGGGCGCGAGGCCAAGCGCGAGCGGCTGGAACAGCTCGTGGCCGATCGCGGCCTGTCCTTTGACGACACGCTGGCCGTCGGCGATGGCGCCAACGACCTGGCGATGATCGCCCGGGCCGGTCTCGGGGTTGCCTATCGCGCCAAGCCGAAGGTCGCAGCCGAGGCAGACGCCCGCGTCGACCACGGCGACCTGACCGCCCTGCTCTATTTCCAGGGCTATCGCCAGGCCGACATCCGCAGCTGA
- the miaA gene encoding tRNA (adenosine(37)-N6)-dimethylallyltransferase MiaA, with protein MSNADATGAILIAGPTASGKSALAVALAERLGGLVINADSMQLYRELRLVSARPGPEDEARAPHRLYGVLPAAEAFSTGAWLGLVAAALDAARASGLRPILVGGTGLYFRALTEGFAEVPAIPAEIRTRCRSLAEDQGLEAVRSALAPLDPDAAGRLQDLQRLTRALEVVLATGRTLAAWQAERPGAPLLPQDRVRTVVLAPPRAWLHARIARRAELMLSEEGIAEVRDLLALGLPATLPAMRAIGVKEIGGLLAGAIDRAEAERQLVVATRQYAKRQETFFRGQLAAWPRLDPSGVSENALLDQVLAGPRG; from the coding sequence ATGAGCAATGCGGATGCAACAGGCGCGATCCTGATAGCCGGGCCAACCGCCAGCGGCAAGTCCGCGCTTGCCGTGGCCCTGGCCGAGCGGCTGGGGGGGCTCGTCATCAATGCCGATTCGATGCAGCTCTACCGCGAGCTGAGGCTCGTCTCCGCCCGTCCGGGGCCGGAGGACGAGGCGCGCGCGCCGCACCGGCTCTATGGCGTGCTGCCGGCTGCCGAGGCCTTCTCCACCGGGGCCTGGCTCGGGCTCGTCGCCGCTGCCCTCGATGCGGCGCGGGCGTCCGGACTGCGACCGATCCTCGTCGGGGGAACGGGCCTCTATTTCCGCGCCCTGACGGAGGGGTTTGCGGAGGTGCCCGCGATCCCGGCCGAGATCCGCACCCGCTGCCGCAGTCTGGCCGAGGACCAGGGCCTTGAGGCTGTCCGCAGCGCTCTCGCCCCGCTTGACCCGGACGCGGCCGGCCGTCTGCAGGACCTGCAACGCCTGACGCGCGCGCTGGAGGTGGTCCTGGCCACGGGCCGCACGCTCGCTGCCTGGCAGGCGGAGCGGCCGGGGGCCCCGCTGCTGCCGCAAGATCGCGTGCGGACGGTCGTGCTCGCGCCGCCGCGTGCCTGGCTGCATGCGCGCATCGCCCGGCGGGCGGAACTGATGCTCTCAGAGGAGGGGATCGCCGAGGTGCGCGACCTGCTGGCGCTCGGGTTGCCGGCGACGCTGCCGGCGATGCGGGCAATCGGCGTCAAGGAAATCGGCGGACTGCTGGCGGGAGCAATCGACCGGGCAGAGGCCGAGCGGCAGCTTGTGGTTGCAACGCGCCAGTACGCGAAGCGCCAGGAGACGTTCTTCCGCGGCCAGCTGGCGGCCTGGCCGCGGCTCGATCCGTCGGGTGTTTCGGAAAATGCGCTTCTGGATCAAGTCCTTGCGGGGCCTCGCGGCTAA
- a CDS encoding GNAT family N-acetyltransferase, which yields MLETVLATRSLRAVAFTPDDLPALIALHGDPEVNRHLDGEAAAWDPVRLAGRLVDYVTGVALQGFGMWKILTRDGDLVGRAGFEPFDDTSEIAMEIVLARGHWGRGFGRELAPALVRWFFDNTSYTHLISFARPEHLTAQRVLQAAGMDFRERRSVRGRPQDVFQALSPALDRLVANGSPHYPCRLRLSSGASALSVRP from the coding sequence ATGCTGGAAACCGTTCTCGCGACCCGGTCCCTCCGGGCCGTGGCCTTCACTCCCGATGATCTTCCCGCTCTCATCGCCCTGCATGGCGACCCGGAGGTCAACCGCCATCTGGATGGCGAGGCCGCTGCCTGGGACCCCGTGCGCCTGGCCGGGCGTCTGGTGGATTATGTCACCGGCGTTGCCCTGCAGGGCTTCGGCATGTGGAAGATCCTGACCCGGGACGGCGACCTCGTCGGCCGGGCCGGGTTCGAGCCGTTCGACGACACCTCGGAGATCGCGATGGAGATCGTGCTCGCGCGCGGGCACTGGGGGCGGGGATTCGGGCGCGAACTGGCTCCGGCGCTTGTGCGCTGGTTCTTCGACAACACCTCCTACACCCACCTGATCAGCTTCGCGCGGCCCGAGCACCTGACGGCGCAGCGCGTGCTGCAGGCGGCCGGCATGGACTTCCGCGAAAGGCGCAGCGTGCGGGGGCGACCGCAGGATGTGTTCCAGGCCCTGAGCCCCGCGCTTGACCGGCTGGTTGCCAACGGCAGCCCGCATTACCCGTGCAGGCTGCGGCTGTCCTCCGGCGCCTCGGCCCTGTCGGTCAGGCCGTAG
- a CDS encoding antibiotic biosynthesis monooxygenase, whose protein sequence is MIAVIFEVEPHAEHVAAYFDLAGALKADLLTIDGFISVERFESVTTPGKFVSLSFWRDEEALAAWRRLARHRTAQSVGREMMFAGYRLRVASVIRDYGLTDRAEAPEDSRSLHG, encoded by the coding sequence GTGATTGCCGTGATCTTTGAAGTCGAACCGCATGCCGAGCACGTGGCCGCCTATTTCGATCTGGCCGGCGCGCTGAAGGCCGACCTGCTGACGATCGACGGGTTCATTTCGGTCGAGCGCTTCGAGAGCGTGACGACGCCGGGCAAGTTCGTCTCCCTGTCCTTCTGGCGGGACGAGGAGGCGCTGGCGGCCTGGCGCCGGCTGGCAAGGCACCGGACTGCGCAGTCAGTCGGCCGCGAGATGATGTTCGCCGGCTACCGCCTGCGCGTGGCCAGCGTGATCCGCGACTACGGCCTGACCGACAGGGCCGAGGCGCCGGAGGACAGCCGCAGCCTGCACGGGTAA
- a CDS encoding 2-isopropylmalate synthase, giving the protein MTATSPAEQASSKDKVFIFDTTLRDGEQSPGASMTLEEKLQVAELLDDMGVDIIEAGFPIASNGDFESVREIAKRSKKAVIAGLARAIHADIDRCGEAVRHAERGRIHTFVSTSPIHLKYQMNKSEDEVLAIIADTVARARNLIDDVEWSAMDATRTPIEYLCRTVEAAIKAGATTINLPDTVGYATPDEYKAMFMEIRNRVPDADKAIFSVHCHDDLGLAVANSLAGVAGGARQIECTINGLGERAGNAALEEIVMALRTRADVLPYTCAVAPRMLTRASKLVSAVSGFPVQYNKAIVGKNAFAHESGIHQDGMLKNAETYEIMRPEDVGVKSTSLVMGKHSGRHAFKDKLKELGYELGQNALEDAFRRFKDLADRKKNVYDEDIEALVEDEIATAGEGAKVIALTVIAGTGGPQKAILTMDINGRHETREATGDGPVDATFKAIRAICPHTATLSLYQVHAVTEGTDAQAEVSVRLEANGRIATGKGADTDTLVASARAYVAAMNKLSLRQQSANPGALMAG; this is encoded by the coding sequence ATGACCGCGACCAGCCCGGCAGAACAGGCCAGCTCGAAGGACAAGGTATTCATTTTCGACACCACCCTGCGCGACGGCGAGCAGTCGCCGGGCGCGTCGATGACGCTGGAAGAAAAGCTGCAGGTGGCCGAACTGCTCGACGACATGGGCGTCGACATCATCGAGGCCGGGTTCCCGATTGCCTCCAACGGGGACTTCGAGTCGGTGCGCGAGATTGCCAAGCGCTCGAAGAAGGCCGTGATCGCCGGCCTCGCCCGCGCCATCCATGCCGACATCGACCGCTGCGGCGAGGCCGTGCGCCACGCCGAGCGCGGCCGCATCCATACCTTCGTTTCCACCTCGCCGATCCATCTGAAGTACCAGATGAACAAGAGCGAGGACGAGGTTCTGGCCATCATCGCCGACACGGTCGCCCGCGCGCGCAACCTGATCGACGACGTGGAATGGTCGGCCATGGACGCCACCCGCACGCCGATCGAGTATCTCTGCCGCACGGTCGAGGCCGCGATCAAGGCCGGTGCGACCACGATCAACCTGCCCGATACCGTCGGCTACGCCACGCCGGACGAGTACAAGGCGATGTTCATGGAAATCCGCAACCGGGTGCCGGATGCCGACAAGGCGATCTTCTCGGTGCATTGCCATGACGACCTGGGTCTGGCCGTCGCCAACTCGCTGGCCGGTGTGGCCGGCGGTGCGCGCCAGATCGAGTGCACCATCAACGGCCTCGGTGAACGCGCCGGCAACGCGGCGCTGGAGGAGATCGTGATGGCGCTCCGCACCCGCGCCGACGTGCTGCCCTACACCTGCGCGGTCGCGCCCAGGATGCTCACCCGCGCGTCCAAGCTCGTGTCGGCGGTCTCCGGCTTCCCCGTGCAGTACAACAAGGCCATCGTCGGCAAGAACGCCTTCGCGCATGAAAGCGGCATCCATCAGGACGGCATGCTGAAGAACGCCGAGACCTACGAGATCATGCGCCCCGAGGATGTCGGCGTGAAGTCCACCTCGCTCGTCATGGGCAAGCACTCCGGCCGCCACGCCTTCAAGGACAAGCTGAAGGAGCTGGGCTACGAGCTCGGGCAGAACGCGCTGGAAGATGCCTTCCGCCGCTTCAAGGATCTGGCCGACCGCAAGAAGAACGTCTACGACGAGGACATCGAGGCCCTGGTCGAGGACGAGATCGCCACGGCCGGCGAAGGCGCCAAGGTGATTGCGCTGACCGTGATCGCCGGCACCGGCGGCCCGCAGAAGGCCATCCTGACGATGGACATCAACGGCCGCCACGAGACCCGCGAGGCGACCGGCGACGGACCGGTCGACGCGACGTTCAAGGCCATCCGCGCCATCTGCCCGCACACGGCAACCCTGTCGCTCTACCAGGTCCATGCCGTGACCGAGGGAACCGACGCCCAGGCGGAAGTCTCTGTCCGGCTCGAGGCCAATGGCCGCATTGCCACCGGCAAGGGCGCCGACACCGACACGCTGGTCGCCTCCGCCCGCGCCTATGTCGCGGCCATGAACAAGCTGAGCCTGCGCCAGCAGTCGGCCAATCCGGGCGCGCTGATGGCCGGCTGA